The nucleotide window AAACGAATAACCAATTcgttggtaatttacaaaccGAATATTAATCCGTTACTAGATTTTACAAACCGATATGCGTTACTAGTTACAAACGGATTATAAATCCGTTGGTAATATACAAACCGAATTTTAACCCGTTGCTAATATTTCGAAACCGATATGTAATCCATTACTATTTTACAAACGGACTTCGAATCGGTTGCTAATTTTAGAAACCGATGTTTAATCCGTTACTATTTCATAAACGGACtccaattccgttggtaatttacaaacGAATATTTTACCCGTTTCTAAAACAGAAACGGATTAGCCACCGATGGCATTTacgttttaaattttgaaacagtCCTAAAGTTTGTTTGTAACATTGTAATGGACggtctaatccgttgctaatcaGTTATTAAATCGCAACAGAACCAGTCCGTTGCTAAATTACTGTTTCTAATTCAACAGTTTCTTGTAGTGTTAGGTAATTTTAACCCTCTACCTTGGAGATATGATGAAATTGGTTAAATACTACTAGAAATGGGTGGTTATTCTATGCGAATTAACtttcttaattgtttttaaattaatatttgctataatttatttcattgttttattatttgattaaacttaattattattaataccaATGTTCTTTAAATTGGTCTAttgacaataaattttttttatagtttttttaagaaGGACCTAAGTGAGGGTGCATTGGCATATTGAGGTATTAATTCTCTATTGATACATGTTTATGGCTTTCTTtaagtttatctttttgttaaaaataaaaaagctaaattattaattttttacttgatttttttgaCACAcatattccttttatttataatacataaaaattaatttcccTCCCAAACCAATGGTTGAAAGTTGAGACTATCTTTTAACAATGATTGAGGGTTGATGTTGTGACCTgtacacatttttttatataatgtcttctaattttttttaatcaattttaattattttaaataattcaaaaaaacctGAAATGCAAAATAAGTgaaagataatatttttatcatttatgtgatttttttttttatgaaagcgACAAACTTCACCTTACAAATGAATGTCAAAAGAATAGATAAATATAGTAATGCGCTAGTTACGATGGTTTAATAATCTTCTAAAGATTTATTATGTGTGATGGGTTAATATATAGTGCAATTAGAACATGTCACATATGCCCaagataattattataactaaaataattgaCTCAATCAATAAACTTTCattcaatatatttaatatgattttcatAATATAGAGGATTATACAAGTGAAACAAATGTTTTGGCTTTAcgcatttaaaaatatctactAATCAAGTTATTTCctaagaataagaataatttttagaataattCCATAATTTCTCCGTCTAACTTAAAATTGTCTATAATTCCATGTTAAACGTGCAAAAATTAGAGAATTGTTTTTACAATAACAAAAAGTTTTCATTATTCTTACAAAATTATAACCCAATTATACTTTtgcatgtgaaaaaaaaaattcatttaatcttgacaatattttaatttttaataaataaatttttaattttggtgaATTCTTTGGTTTCTACAATCGAAAAGCATACAATTAGGAATGGGCATGGAACAGAAACTCCTTACTCTCGCTGGGATCCACCCTGTTAGAAGCATGGAATCCCGTATGAAATCCCCAGTTCCCTCTCATGTGGGGAGAAGGGCGTGGGAATTAATTTTCCCGGATAATGCGAGGAAGTGATCTCCCTCCCTACAAAATCTCCTCCTCGAaatgttatatgtatatatatatatatatatatatatatatatatatatatatatatatatatatattataatataatatatacattaagaaaaaagtaatttagtaataaaaaataatttaatgttttgtttattattgataAGGATAGGACGTAATTGGTATTTAAGTTCATAGATTTAGGTTTTAgattatttgtatttaaaaaaaaatgtattggGAGCTCTAGACAAAGATTCCAATTGGAGTGGGGATCCATGTGGGGGTGGGGGTGGGGGTGGGGGTGGGGTGTCGACTTTCTCCTCCCTAATTTTCCAACTGGGGTGAAGACAAAGGAGTGTGTGGGGAGACACCCCTCATCCCCACCCCGTGCCCATCCCTATGGCTATTTGCAATCTTAAAACGAATCAACTAAACCAACCTATTGGCTTTTGTAGTTGCTACTTGCTAAGTAGCTCAATAGTTCCCCATTTatttccatctttcttttttaattttttttccgtCTTTTTCCAACCTCCTGTTGActcaatttgttatttaaaatctcaaatataatattaagatatatgaattaatttgttatttaaattttaaaatataatattaagcTATATGACTAGCAAATATATACAATGTAAAACCAACAAACTAACATAAAACCAATTAAATCtattaaatcaaacaataaaatcaataaaattagaatatatatatatactgttgaTATAAGAAGAAATTATCCACATACCTGATTGGGTAACGGAGATGAAGGTGGGCTTGAGTGATCAGGTTGTtgtcaaattttttaaagaaggGATGAAGACTCAGCTGGAAGAGATGTAGTCCTTGAGAAAACCCTACAAAGTAATTCagtcattttataaaataatcaagGGTATTTTAATCTagaaaatttgttaatttttcatTTCCATGAGAAACAAACATTCCCACCAAAATGTGAGGGAATGACTTTCCAtcaatttgatggattttgatTCCCATGATAAAGctattttccaataaaaatacTCCACTAAACATGGTTGCTAGAGTCACTCCCATGTGTTACTGAATGTACCCAACTTTCCCATTTGCaacctaaattttattttcatttgttattattttcttatgaaaTAAGTAAAACAGCTCTACATaagtaattgaaaaaaataaccctttggtaaacaaaaaaataacccaaagtataagggggagatcatgggttcaaatctctcccccaatAGTACTATTCTCAATACTGTTTATacactgttcacccgggatttctatattatttttatactgtacatatactgtacatccgggttccagtGTTGTTTGGCATTatttatattcattaaaaaaaaaaaaagacacttgtcgtctattatttaaaaaaaaacagtggtttatccaatttttcaatctaaCCAAGACTAGAATTATATCAAACATCACAattcacttcattttttttaaaaaaataattttctcattaaaaaaaaggttttttaaaaaaaaaaaccacacacacacacacacaatgagaAAATCAAGCATTCCAAGCTTAGTTGGGGGTGGCGCATTCATGTCCAAGAAAACAGTACCCCCAAAACTCAGCTGTAGTATTTGCTTCCCCAACGGTCCAGTCTTCACTGTCTCCCTCTCCATTGTCccacacaaacaaataaaaatacaaaacaatcaTCCATTGTTCCCACAAGCATCACTCATCacatctctctctttctctcttctttctctcctctGCCATTGCCAAGGAACTCCAAGCTCCAAGAAAAGGTAAGCCttcaaacacctcacaagctCTTGCCTTTCATAGATTTTTAGTCTTTCATGGAGTTTAGAGTGTCAATTTCATGTCAAAGGTGTCACCTTTGTTTGTGCTTGTTCATGTTCTTGATGTTTAGTgtccttgttcttcatgttgTTTGCTTGAATGAAGAGGGTCTTGCCCTTCTGTCATTCAAGGCTTCCATTACTGAAGACCCTAATGGCTCATTTGCCAATTGGGACTCCTCCAAGCAAAACCCTTGTTCTTGGAATGGTATCACTTGCAAAGACTCTAGGGTTGTCTCCATTAGCTTTCCCAAAGAAAGACTTTTGGGCTCCATTGCATCATCTCTTGGCTCTCTTGCATCTCTTAGACATATCAATCTTAGGAACAACAGGCTTTTTGGGAGCTTGCCCCTTGAGCTCTTTCAAGCCAGAGGGCTTCAAAGCTTGGTTCTTTATGGCAATGCATTGTCCGGGTTTATCCCGACGGAGATCGGTAACCTTGCTTTTCTTCAAGTCTTGGATTTGTCACTGAACACACTCACTGGTTCCTTGCCCAATGCTTTGATCAATTGCAAGAGGTTGAAGACTCTTGTTTTGAGTCATAATAATTTCACTGGTTCTTTGCCAATTGGTTTTGGGAATGGTCTGAATGCATTGGAAAAACTCGACCTTTCTTACAATAGATTGAATGGTTCTATTCCTATGGATATTGGTAATATGTCAAAGCTCGAAGGGACTGCTGATTTCTCTCATAATCTTTTCTCTGGTTTGATTCCTCTGAGTTTCGGTGACCTCCCGGAGAAGGTCTACATTGATCTTACATACAATAATCTTAGCGGACCGATACCACAAAATGGTGCTTTGGTTAACAGAGGACCTACTGCCTTTATTGGCAACCCTCTTCTCTGTGGACCACCATTGAAGACCCCATGTTCTAATGGGGTACCCCCCGATGGTCCTGCTATGTTTCCAACAATCGAAGGTGGTGAAAATGAGGGTAGAATTAGCAAAAGAACAAGCATGAGTAAAGCCATTGTCGTTGCAATTGTTGTATGTGATTTATTCGGCATAGCTCTCATTGCATTGTTGTTCTTTTACTGTTACCGTAGAGCGATTGCAATGAGATTAAATGAAGCAAATGGGAGTAATGATAAAGATTTGAAGGCTATGAAAGAATGCTTGTGTTGTATGGATGAGGATTCAGATACCTCATCGGAAAATGTAGAGCAAAATGATCTCGTTCCGTTGGATCGTCATGTGAAGTTTAATTTGGATGAGTTGTTGAAGGCTTCGGCGTTTGTTTTGGGGAAGAGTGAGATTGGGATTGTTTACAAGGTGGTGCTCGATAACGGGCTTATGTTGGCGGTGAGGAGATTGGGCGAAGGCGGGTCACAGAGGTTTAAGGAATTCCAGACGGAGGTAGAAGCTGTCGGGAAGGTCAGGCATCCCAACATTGTTACTCTCAGAGCTTATTACTGGTCCGTCGAAGAGAAACttcttatatatgattttataccGAATGGCAACCTCTCCGCTGCAATT belongs to Dioscorea cayenensis subsp. rotundata cultivar TDr96_F1 chromosome 17, TDr96_F1_v2_PseudoChromosome.rev07_lg8_w22 25.fasta, whole genome shotgun sequence and includes:
- the LOC120281386 gene encoding receptor protein kinase-like protein ZAR1; translated protein: MEFRVSISCQRCHLCLCLFMFLMFSVLVLHVVCLNEEGLALLSFKASITEDPNGSFANWDSSKQNPCSWNGITCKDSRVVSISFPKERLLGSIASSLGSLASLRHINLRNNRLFGSLPLELFQARGLQSLVLYGNALSGFIPTEIGNLAFLQVLDLSLNTLTGSLPNALINCKRLKTLVLSHNNFTGSLPIGFGNGLNALEKLDLSYNRLNGSIPMDIGNMSKLEGTADFSHNLFSGLIPLSFGDLPEKVYIDLTYNNLSGPIPQNGALVNRGPTAFIGNPLLCGPPLKTPCSNGVPPDGPAMFPTIEGGENEGRISKRTSMSKAIVVAIVVCDLFGIALIALLFFYCYRRAIAMRLNEANGSNDKDLKAMKECLCCMDEDSDTSSENVEQNDLVPLDRHVKFNLDELLKASAFVLGKSEIGIVYKVVLDNGLMLAVRRLGEGGSQRFKEFQTEVEAVGKVRHPNIVTLRAYYWSVEEKLLIYDFIPNGNLSAAIHGRSVPVSFSPMSWAVRLKIMKGIARGLCFLHEFSPKKYVHGDLKPNNILLGPNMEAHISDFGLAHLANIAGGSPMLHSRRIATEKTQNQFSDIAVTPVMKIELCYQAPEALKTLKPSQKWDVYSYGVILLELISGRSPVALLDTSDMDLVRWFQFCIEAKKPLSDVLDPALGQEPEKEDEIISVLKTSLACVQYNPESRPSMRQVTDTLERLAAGL